Genomic segment of uncultured Desulfobacter sp.:
AAAAGGGGAGTGGACACCATCCACTCCCCTTTATTTCTTGCTCAGTGCGTAACTGCTTACACTATCTTTTCGGTCATTTTGATGTTCAAATCGGCAAGTCCCTTTAATACAGGCTCGTAGATCTCTTTTTTGGTGGGAATCTGGACCCCTGTCAGATCAATTTTACCTTCGGCCATAAGCTTTATCCCGATACCCAAAGGCAGACTCACGGTTCTTGCCATTGACGAATCCCCATTAGGAATACCGTAGTCAATCAGGGTTGATGTGATGGTGGATTGACTTTCATCCGCATTTTCCACAATAAAAGTGTGGCGCAGCAAAAGCATATCCTTTTCGCCGGACTTATACGGCAGTTTTTCCATCAATTTTTCACTGAGAATATCCAGGCGGTTGTTCAAGTCAGGCATTTTCTCGTTTGAGAACAATCCCAGCCATTCCAGATTCCGGATCACAAAATGATCTTTCGCCAACCCGACTTTTTCGGCAACGGCTGCCACCACATCCCCACTGGCCACCACCCCTGCAATATCCGCCATCATCTGTTTGTAGGAGATATTGGACAAAGAGGGTCTTGGGGTGTCATCCACCAAACCCAAATCTACAATTTTCTTAAGGGTATCACACCACCCGATGTTCCGGTAGGTTCCCCGCATAATGGTAAGGGCATCTTTTAAACCGTAAATCTCCTTATAGGGCAGAGAATTCCGGTTGGGATAGACTTCAAATTCTCCTAAGTCTTCAACGGTTTCCACACGGTAGTTGAGAAACAGATCCTCTCCCTTAATGTCGACGACTTTATCATTTTTAAGGAAGCGGGCCGCATTTCTGGAGGCCAGCACCACCCCTTTGGGGCTCCATGAAAATTTGTAGCCAAAGGGATTGTCATTGTCTTCGGGTGCCGGCAAACCGCCGCAGATGGAATAAAAATGACGGATTTTACCCCCCTGGCCATGAACCTTGTCAATGACCTGCATGGCGGACATATGGTCAATGCCGGGGTCTACGCCTATTTCATTTAAGAACAGCAGATTTTTGGCTTTAACATCCGCATCCAGTGCGCGCATCTGATCACTCACATAGGAAGTGGTGGCCATAAATTTATCAAATTTCAGGCAGGTCTTGGCTACAGTGAGGTGCAGGGTCCAGGGCAGAAGACTGACAATGATGTCATGTTGTTTTACCAAGGCATCCAGGGCGTCCTGGTCTTCCACTACAAGCTGACAGGCGGTCCCGTTCTCAAACCCCTGGACGATTTTTTGCGCCTTTTCAAGGGTTCTTGAGGCCACGGTAACCTTAAAATTATTTTCCAGCAAAAAGACCACACCGGGTCTGCTTACCAGGCCTGCGCCCAGTATCAATATGTTTTTCATGGGTGTTTCCTTAAATGTACTCTTTCATGTATTCGTAGTCGGGGGTGAACTGTCCCTTGTGAAGAATCAATGCTTTTTTGATAGCATAGGGCAGTTCCAGCTCATCAAAAGCGGTGTCAAAATCGGCATTCACAATATCCGGGGCAAACCCTTTCAACACCTGAGAAAAGAACATAGAAGA
This window contains:
- a CDS encoding saccharopine dehydrogenase C-terminal domain-containing protein translates to MKNILILGAGLVSRPGVVFLLENNFKVTVASRTLEKAQKIVQGFENGTACQLVVEDQDALDALVKQHDIIVSLLPWTLHLTVAKTCLKFDKFMATTSYVSDQMRALDADVKAKNLLFLNEIGVDPGIDHMSAMQVIDKVHGQGGKIRHFYSICGGLPAPEDNDNPFGYKFSWSPKGVVLASRNAARFLKNDKVVDIKGEDLFLNYRVETVEDLGEFEVYPNRNSLPYKEIYGLKDALTIMRGTYRNIGWCDTLKKIVDLGLVDDTPRPSLSNISYKQMMADIAGVVASGDVVAAVAEKVGLAKDHFVIRNLEWLGLFSNEKMPDLNNRLDILSEKLMEKLPYKSGEKDMLLLRHTFIVENADESQSTITSTLIDYGIPNGDSSMARTVSLPLGIGIKLMAEGKIDLTGVQIPTKKEIYEPVLKGLADLNIKMTEKIV